The Montipora capricornis isolate CH-2021 chromosome 3, ASM3666992v2, whole genome shotgun sequence genome window below encodes:
- the LOC138043313 gene encoding neurogenic locus Notch protein-like isoform X1 has product MNAISFVSSPVDHLRCCALTILKRLFNNCPRFIMKTACLLVVLAFIAAPVTSRGIQKDLPAKRNPDNPECNQCLDRCTSEGNSQSWCESVDCECQARRTLKDLPAKRNPDNPECNQCLDRCTSEGNSQSWCESVDCECQARRTLKDLPAKRNPDNPECNQCLDRCTSEGNSQSWCESVDCECQARRTLKDLPAKRNPDNPECNQCLDRCTSEGNSQSWCESVDCECQARRTLKDLPAKRNPDNPECNQCLDRCTSEGNSQSWCESVDCECQARRTLKDLPAKRNPDNPECNQCLDRCTSEGNSQSWCESVDCECQARRTLKDLPAKRNPDNPECNQCLDRCTSEGNSQSWCESFDCECQARRTLKDLPAKRNPDNPECNQCLDRCTSEGNSQSWCESFDCECQARRTLKDLPAKRNPDNPECNQCLDRCTSEGNSQSWCESVDCECQARRTLKDLPAKRNPDNPECNQCLDRCTSEGNSQSWCESVDCECQARRTLKDLPAMPQKDSK; this is encoded by the exons ATTGTTCAATAATTGCCCTCGATTCATCATGAAGACTGCTTGTTTGCTTGTGGTTTTAGCCTTTATAGCTGCACCAGTGACCTCTCGTGGTATTCAGAAAG ATCTTCCGGCCAAAAGGAATCCAGATAATCCTGAGTGTAACCAATGCCTGGATAGATGTACAAGTGAAGGAAATAGCCAGTCTTGGTGCGAAAGCGTCGACTGTGAATGCCAAGCCCGTCGCACGCTGAAAG ATCTTCCGGCCAAAAGGAATCCAGATAATCCTGAGTGTAACCAATGCCTGGATAGATGTACAAGTGAAGGAAATAGCCAGTCTTGGTGCGAAAGCGTCGACTGTGAATGCCAAGCCCGTCGCACGCTGAAAG ATCTTCCGGCCAAAAGGAATCCAGATAATCCTGAGTGTAACCAATGCCTGGATAGATGTACAAGTGAAGGAAATAGCCAGTCTTGGTGCGAAAGCGTCGACTGTGAATGCCAAGCCCGTCGCACGCTGAAAG ATCTTCCGGCCAAAAGGAATCCAGATAATCCTGAGTGTAACCAATGCCTGGATAGATGTACAAGTGAAGGAAATAGCCAGTCTTGGTGCGAAAGCGTCGACTGTGAATGCCAAGCCCGTCGCACGCTGAAAG ATCTTCCGGCCAAAAGGAATCCAGATAATCCTGAGTGTAACCAATGCCTGGATAGATGTACAAGTGAAGGAAATAGCCAGTCTTGGTGCGAAAGCGTCGACTGTGAATGCCAAGCCCGTCGCACGCTGAAAG ATCTTCCGGCCAAAAGGAATCCAGATAATCCTGAGTGTAACCAATGCCTGGATAGATGTACAAGTGAAGGAAATAGCCAGTCTTGGTGCGAAAGCGTCGACTGTGAATGCCAAGCCCGTCGCACGCTGAAAG ATCTTCCGGCCAAAAGGAATCCAGATAATCCTGAGTGTAACCAATGCCTGGATAGATGTACAAGTGAAGGAAATAGCCAGTCTTGGTGCGAAAGCTTCGACTGTGAATGCCAAGCCCGTCGCACGCTGAAAG ATCTTCCGGCCAAAAGGAATCCAGATAATCCTGAGTGTAACCAATGCCTGGATAGATGTACAAGTGAAGGAAATAGCCAGTCTTGGTGCGAAAGCTTCGACTGTGAATGCCAAGCCCGTCGCACGCTGAAAG ATCTTCCGGCCAAAAGGAATCCAGATAATCCTGAGTGTAACCAATGCCTGGATAGATGTACAAGTGAAGGAAATAGCCAGTCTTGGTGCGAAAGCGTCGACTGTGAATGCCAAGCCCGTCGCACGCTGAAAG ATCTTCCGGCCAAAAGGAATCCAGATAATCCTGAGTGTAACCAATGCCTGGATAGATGTACAAGTGAAGGAAATAGCCAGTCTTGGTGCGAAAGCGTCGACTGTGAATGCCAAGCCCGTCGCACGCTGAAAG aTCTTCCGGCAATGCCGCAAAAGGACTCTAAATAA
- the LOC138043313 gene encoding uncharacterized protein isoform X2: protein MKTACLLVVLAFIAAPVTSRGIQKDLPAKRNPDNPECNQCLDRCTSEGNSQSWCESVDCECQARRTLKDLPAKRNPDNPECNQCLDRCTSEGNSQSWCESVDCECQARRTLKDLPAKRNPDNPECNQCLDRCTSEGNSQSWCESVDCECQARRTLKDLPAKRNPDNPECNQCLDRCTSEGNSQSWCESVDCECQARRTLKDLPAKRNPDNPECNQCLDRCTSEGNSQSWCESVDCECQARRTLKDLPAKRNPDNPECNQCLDRCTSEGNSQSWCESVDCECQARRTLKDLPAKRNPDNPECNQCLDRCTSEGNSQSWCESFDCECQARRTLKDLPAKRNPDNPECNQCLDRCTSEGNSQSWCESFDCECQARRTLKDLPAKRNPDNPECNQCLDRCTSEGNSQSWCESVDCECQARRTLKDLPAKRNPDNPECNQCLDRCTSEGNSQSWCESVDCECQARRTLKDLPAMPQKDSK, encoded by the exons ATGAAGACTGCTTGTTTGCTTGTGGTTTTAGCCTTTATAGCTGCACCAGTGACCTCTCGTGGTATTCAGAAAG ATCTTCCGGCCAAAAGGAATCCAGATAATCCTGAGTGTAACCAATGCCTGGATAGATGTACAAGTGAAGGAAATAGCCAGTCTTGGTGCGAAAGCGTCGACTGTGAATGCCAAGCCCGTCGCACGCTGAAAG ATCTTCCGGCCAAAAGGAATCCAGATAATCCTGAGTGTAACCAATGCCTGGATAGATGTACAAGTGAAGGAAATAGCCAGTCTTGGTGCGAAAGCGTCGACTGTGAATGCCAAGCCCGTCGCACGCTGAAAG ATCTTCCGGCCAAAAGGAATCCAGATAATCCTGAGTGTAACCAATGCCTGGATAGATGTACAAGTGAAGGAAATAGCCAGTCTTGGTGCGAAAGCGTCGACTGTGAATGCCAAGCCCGTCGCACGCTGAAAG ATCTTCCGGCCAAAAGGAATCCAGATAATCCTGAGTGTAACCAATGCCTGGATAGATGTACAAGTGAAGGAAATAGCCAGTCTTGGTGCGAAAGCGTCGACTGTGAATGCCAAGCCCGTCGCACGCTGAAAG ATCTTCCGGCCAAAAGGAATCCAGATAATCCTGAGTGTAACCAATGCCTGGATAGATGTACAAGTGAAGGAAATAGCCAGTCTTGGTGCGAAAGCGTCGACTGTGAATGCCAAGCCCGTCGCACGCTGAAAG ATCTTCCGGCCAAAAGGAATCCAGATAATCCTGAGTGTAACCAATGCCTGGATAGATGTACAAGTGAAGGAAATAGCCAGTCTTGGTGCGAAAGCGTCGACTGTGAATGCCAAGCCCGTCGCACGCTGAAAG ATCTTCCGGCCAAAAGGAATCCAGATAATCCTGAGTGTAACCAATGCCTGGATAGATGTACAAGTGAAGGAAATAGCCAGTCTTGGTGCGAAAGCTTCGACTGTGAATGCCAAGCCCGTCGCACGCTGAAAG ATCTTCCGGCCAAAAGGAATCCAGATAATCCTGAGTGTAACCAATGCCTGGATAGATGTACAAGTGAAGGAAATAGCCAGTCTTGGTGCGAAAGCTTCGACTGTGAATGCCAAGCCCGTCGCACGCTGAAAG ATCTTCCGGCCAAAAGGAATCCAGATAATCCTGAGTGTAACCAATGCCTGGATAGATGTACAAGTGAAGGAAATAGCCAGTCTTGGTGCGAAAGCGTCGACTGTGAATGCCAAGCCCGTCGCACGCTGAAAG ATCTTCCGGCCAAAAGGAATCCAGATAATCCTGAGTGTAACCAATGCCTGGATAGATGTACAAGTGAAGGAAATAGCCAGTCTTGGTGCGAAAGCGTCGACTGTGAATGCCAAGCCCGTCGCACGCTGAAAG aTCTTCCGGCAATGCCGCAAAAGGACTCTAAATAA